One Fulvia fulva chromosome 8, complete sequence DNA window includes the following coding sequences:
- a CDS encoding putative beta-galactosidase A encodes MLFGKLLKAAVLSVAAVQTAALTIGGKPNMMIKSYKREALQDLVTWDEQSLFVRGERVLFYSGEFHPFRLPVPSLWLDVFQKIKALGYNGVSVYFDWALLEGKPGQFEAEGVFALEPFFEAAQTAGIYLIARPGPYINAEVSGGGYPGWMQRVPALLRTRDPAYLEATQNYVVNIAKLIAAAQITNGGPVVLFQPENEYSQATDNIEPFPDPMYFQYVEDQFRNNSIVVPFISNDARPQGYFAPGPPRQEAALDIYGHDGYPLGFDCANPYTWPDNALPTNYRDLHENQSSSTPYSIVEFQGGAFDPWGGPGFAKCTALLGPEFERVFYKNIYSFGATIFSTYMTYGGTNWGNLGHPGGYTSYDYGAVITEERTVDREKYSQAKLQAQFLQASPAYLTAFPQNNSNANGSYTGNGAIATTALLGNVTNFYIVRHGAYNTLDTTDYRFNFPTSKGNITVDGLSLHGRDSKVFVSDYDVGGINLLYSTAEIFTWKQYGNKRVLVVYGGPGETNELAIAGAQTGKCVEGQGVTTDSKNGVSVIRFKTSSERKVVEVGDDLSVYILDRNSAYNYWVIDLADDSVTKNYTNYKHATSAPIVKAGYLLRTVQAHGSSLHLTGDINCTNPVEVIGAPEPLHELTFNGESLNFKQAKNGVVTATAEFKKPELTVPDLSSIGWKVIDTLPEIESNYDDSAWTVADLTYSNNTIRNLTTPTSLYSSDYGYHTGNLIYRGHFKANGGEKELYLATQGGSAYGHSLWLNDEFVGSFYGGDKYYTWNTTYTLPNTVAGKDYVITVLIDNMGLDEAFTVGSEQMKRPRGVIDFNLNGHNKSSVTWKLTGNLHGEDYEDHTRGPLNEGGLYAERQGYHLPGAPTSDWKDSKTGPMEGIDAPGVAFYATEFDLEFPQGYDIPLSFSFTNSSTNTSATTPSYRCQLYVNGYQFGKYVYNIGPQDSFPVPEGIWNYQGSNYVAVSLWALEKEGAKVEKLELVAGTPVQSGFGPIELAPQTGWKKREGAY; translated from the exons ATGTTGTTCGGCAAGCTGTTGAAGGCAGCTGTGCTGTCTGTGGCAGCAGTCCAGACCGCCGCCTTGACCATTGGCGGCAAGCCCAATATGATGATCAAGTCATACAAGAGAGAGGCATTGCAAGATCTGGTGACATGGGACGAG CAATCTCTCTTCGTCCGCGGCGAGCGTGTACTCTTCTACTCTGGAGAGTTCCATCCCTTCAGACTGCCAGTACCATCTCTATGGCTCGACGTCTTCCAGAAGATCAAAGCTCTAGGCTACAACGGTGTCTCGGTATACTTTGACTGGGCTCTGCTCGAGGGCAAGCCCGGTCAATTCGAAGCAGAAGGTGTCTTTGCATTGGAACCATTCTTCGAGGCTGCGCAAACCGCTGGCATCTACCTCATTGCTCGACCTGGACCATACATCAACGCTGAAGTATCAGGTGGTGGCTACCCCGGCTGGATGCAACGGGTCCCTGCTCTCTTGAGAACAAGGGACCCTGCCTACCTGGAAGCGACGCAGAACTACGTTGTCAACATCGCGAAGTTGATCGCGGCAGCTCAGATCACGAATGGAGGCCCTGTCGTTCTGTTCCAGCCAGAGAACGAATACTCCCAGGCCACGGACAACATCGAACCATTTCCCGACCCGATGTACTTCCAGTACGTTGAAGACCAGTTCCGTAACAACAGCATTGTCGTTCCATTCATCAGCAACGATGCGAGACCTCAAGGTTACTTCGCACCTGGACCTCCGCGACAAGAAGCTGCACTCGACATCTATG GTCACGACGGGTACCCTCTCGGTTTCGACTGCGCCAACCCGTACACATGGCCGGACAACGCCTTGCCCACGAACTACCGTGACTTGCACGAGAACCAGAGCTCCAGCACACCATACTCGATCGTCGAATTCCAAGGCGGTGCATTTGACCCATGGGGCGGCCCAGGCTTCGCCAAGTGTACTGCTCTACTTGGCCCAGAGTTCGAGAGAGTGTTCTACAAGAATATCTACTCCTTTGGCGCGACTATCTTCAGCACTTACATGACTTACGGCGGAACGAATTGGGGCAACTTGGGACACCCAGGCGGTTATACCAGCTATGACTATGGCGCCGTGATCACTGAAGAGCGTACCGTTGACCGCGAGAAGTACAGCCAGGCTAAGCTCCAAGCGCAATTCTTGCAAGCGTCCCCAGCATATCTCACGGCTTTCCCACAAAACAATAGCAATGCCAACGGCTCTTACACCGGCAATGGTGCCATTGCAACCACTGCATTGCTCGGAAACGTTACAAACTTCTACATTGTTAGACACGGTGCCTACAACACGCTAGACACCACAGACTACCGATTCAACTTCCCTACCAGCAAGGGCAACATCACGGTCGACGGACTCTCACTTCACGGGAGGGATTCCAAGGTCTTCGTGAGCGACTATGATGTTGGGGGCATTAACCTGCTCTACTCGACTGCTGAGATCTTTACCTGGAAGCAGTACGGCAACAAGAGAGTGCTCGTAGTATACGGCGGTCCTGGCGAGACTAATGAGCTTGCGATTGCTGGGGCTCAGACTGGTAAATGCGTCGAAGGACAAGGCGTCACGACTGACAGCAAGAACGGTGTCTCGGTCATCCGTTTCAAGACAAGCTCTGAGCGCAAGGTAGTCGAGGTCGGTGATGACTTGTCGGTATACATTCTGG ACCGCAACTCCGCCTACAACTACTGGGTCATTGACCTTGCTGATGATTCGGTCACCAAGAACTACACCAACTACAAGCACGCCACTTCTGCGCCAATCGTCAAGGCAGGCTACCTGCTTAGGACTGTTCAAGCCCACGGCAGCAGTCTCCACTTGACTGGTGACATCAACTGCACTAATCCTGTAGAAGTCATCGGTGCGCCCGAGCCACTCCACGAGCTGACCTTCAACGGCGAGAGCCTGAATTTCAAGCAAGCCAAGAATGGCGTCGTGACGGCCACAGCTGAGTTCAAGAAGCCTGAGCTCACGGTACCTGACTTATCTTCCATCGGCTGGAAGGTCATCGACACTTTGCCAGAGATCGAGTCAAACTACGACGACAGTGCATGGACTGTCGCAGACCTGACTTACAGCAACAACACAATCCGCAACTTGACTACACCCACTTCGCTGTACTCAAGCGACTACGGCTACCACACTGGCAACCTTATCTACCGTGGACACTTCAAAGCCAATGGCGGCGAGAAAGAGCTGTACCTGGCCACACAAGGAGGCTCCGCATATGGTCACTCACTTTGGCTGAACGATGAGTTCGTCGGTTCCTTCTATGGTGGAGACAAGTACTACACATGGAACACGACCTACACCCTCCCCAACACCGTCGCTGGTAAGGACTACGTCATCACCGTTCTAATCGACAACATGGGCCTCGACGAGGCCTTCACAGTCGGCTCCGAACAAATGAAGAGACCTCGCGGCGTCATCGACTTCAACCTGAATGGCCACAACAAGAGCAGCGTCACCTGGAAGCTGACCGGCAACTTGCACGGCGAAGACTACGAGGACCACACTCGCGGTCCACTCAACGAAGGTGGTCTGTACGCAGAACGTCAAGGCTACCACCTCCCAGGCGCCCCAACCTCGGACTGGAAAGACAGCAAGACCGGCCCCATGGAGGGCATCGACGCACCCGGCGTAGCATTCTACGCGACGGAGTTCGACCTTGAATTCCCACAAGGCTACGACATCCCACTAAGCTTCTCATTCACGAACAGCAGTACCAACACCAGTGCGACGACTCCAAGCTATCGATGCCAGCTGTATGTCAACGGATACCAATTTGGCAAGTACGTCTACAACATTGGTCCTCAAGACTCGTTCCCTGTGCCGGAGGGCATTTGGAATTATCAGGGTAGCAACTATGTTGCTGTCAGTCTTTGGGCTCTGGAGAAGGAGGGTGCGAAGGTTGAGAAGCTTGAGCTTGTGGCTGGGACGCCGGTGCAGAGTGGGTTTGGACCTATTGAGCTGGCGCCGCAGACGGGCTGGAAGAAGAGGGAAGGGGCTTATTGA